The following coding sequences lie in one Vidua chalybeata isolate OUT-0048 chromosome 16, bVidCha1 merged haplotype, whole genome shotgun sequence genomic window:
- the LOC128796065 gene encoding hydroxyacylglutathione hydrolase, mitochondrial: protein MKVEILPALTDNYMYLLIDQDTREAAIVDPVQPQKVLDAVKKHGVKLTTVLTTHHHWDHAGGNEKLVKMEPGLRVYGGDSRVGALTQRVSHLTALKVGSLSVKCLSTPCHTSGHICYYVTKPNSSEPPAVFTGDTLFVAGCGKFFEGTPDEMYKALIEILGSLDPRTRVYCGHEYTINNLKFARHVEPGNPSIQEKLAWAKAQYDSGEPTIPSTIAEEFTYNPFMRVREKSVQDHAGESDPVRAMGAIRKEKDNFRVPKD from the exons ATGAAGGTGGAAATCCTGCCAGCCCTCACTGACAACTACATGTACCTCCTCATCGACCAGGACACCAGGGAGGCTGCCATCGTGGACCCTGTGCAGCCCCAGAAG GTTTTGGATGCAGTCAAAAAGCACGGCGTGAAGCTGACCACTGTCCTGACCACCCACCACCACTG ggACCACGCTGGAGGCAACGAGAAGCTGGTGAAGATGGAGCCGGGGCTGCGCGTGTACgggggggacagcagggtgggGGCCCTGACCCAGAGAGTGTCCCACCTGACAGCTCTCAAG GTGGGATCTCTAAGTGTGAAATGCCTCAGTACGCCGTGTCACACCTCGGGACACATCTGTTATTATGTGACTAAGCCAAATAGCTCCGAGCCACCTGCAGTTTTTACAG GTGACACCCTGTTCGTGGCTGGCTGTGGGAAGTTCTTCGAGGGCACCCCGGACGAGATGTACAAGGCACTGATTGAGATTTTGGGCAGCCTGGACCCCAGAACG agGGTTTACTGTGGCCACGAGTACACCATCAACAACCTCAAGTTTGCTCGGCACGTGGAGCCCGGTAACCCCAGCATCCAGGAGAAGCTGGCCTGGGCCAAG GCCCAGTACGACAGTGGGGAGCCCACCATCCCCTCCACCATCGCCGAGGAGTTCACCTACAACCCCTTCATGAGAGTGAG ggagaagTCAGTCCAGGACCACGCCGGGGAGAGCGACCCTGTGCGGGCCATGGGGGCCATCAGGAAAGAGAAGGACAACTTCAGAGTGCCCAAGGACTGA
- the FAHD1 gene encoding acylpyruvase FAHD1, mitochondrial, translating to MATSKPLSRFWEWGRNIVCVGRNYAEHAKEMGSALPAEPLFFLKPSSAYVREGSPILRPYYCRNLHHEVELGVVIGRRARAVPQDAAMEHVAGYALCLDMTARDTQEECKKKGLPWTLAKGFGSSCPVSDFVPKEKIPDPHKLQIWLKVNGKLRQEGDTSSMIFSIPYLISYISHIFTLEEGDLILTGSPKGVGAVEANDEIEAGIRDVVSVRFKVAQGTEPGSTRGV from the coding sequence ATGGCCACCTCCAAACCGCTGTCCCGCTTCTGGGAGTGGGGCAGGAACATCGTGTGCGTGGGGCGCAACTACGCGGAGCACGCCAAGGAGATGGGCAGCGCCCTGCCCGCCGAGCCGCTCTTCTTCCTCAAGCCCTCCTCGGCCTACGTGCGGGAGGGGTCCCCGATCCTGCGGCCCTACTACTGCCGGAACCTGCACCACGAGGTGGAGCTGGGGGTGGTCATCGGCCGGAGGGCGCGGGCCGTGCCGCAGGACGCGGCCATGGAGCACGTGGCGGGCTACGCCCTGTGCCTGGACATGACGGCCCGCGACACGCAGGAGGAGTGCAAAAAGAAAGGGCTGCCCTGGACCTTGGCCAAAGGGTTCGGCTCGTCCTGCCCCGTCAGTGACTTCGTGCCCAAGGAGAAGATCCCAGACCCGCACAAGCTGCAGATCTGGCTGAAGGTGAACgggaagctgaggcaggagggGGACACCTCCTCCATGATCTTCTCCATCCCTTACCTGATCAGCTACATCAGCCACATATTCACCTTGGAAGAAGGGGACTTGATTCTCACGGGGTCTCCCAAAGGAGTCGGGGCCGTGGAGGCCAACGATGAGATCGAGGCGGGGATCAGGGACGTGGTGTCCGTCAGGTTCAAGGTGGCACAGGGCACGGAACCCGGGAGCACAAGAGGTGTGTGA